A window from Larus michahellis unplaced genomic scaffold, bLarMic1.1 SCAFFOLD_157, whole genome shotgun sequence encodes these proteins:
- the LOC141737172 gene encoding centrosome-associated protein CEP250-like — protein sequence MAQELLQKEEQHTDTLKVREADHQGEINKLLQDVATAEGQRLSWLSEKRLLSQRLERLQQAVARLDREKTELKQYSAELRRTLEEVERERRRLRRCCRGRALPDAGGSSLSESDQHKMLASQQVSLPQTQLA from the exons ATGGCgcaagagctcctgcagaaagaagagcagcatacCGATACCCTCAAAGTTCGGGAGGCCGACCACCAAGGGGAgataaacaagctcctgcaaGACGTG gcgactgcagaagggcagcggctgtcctggctctcggagaagagactcctgtcgcagcggctggaacgtctgcagcaagcagttgcaaggctggaccgggagaagacagagctgaagcaatacagtgctgagctcaggaggactctggaggag GTGGAACGTGAacggaggaggctgaggagatgTTGCAGAGGTCGGGCGCTGCCAGATGCAGGCGGATCTTCTCTCTCCGAGTCTGACCAGCACAAGATGCTGGCGTCTCAGCAG GTGTCCCTTCCGCAGACGCAGCTGGCGTAA
- the LOC141737171 gene encoding uncharacterized protein LOC141737171, producing MAAPGPASLQRRLQSSQEARHRQAVLVRKLQAKVLQYRTRCRELEQQLEAGAGCLPGRWEVTEALEKALLQVKEEQQRYKEEAFPPTRYPGCSRQGGKTCQWCEDLAEANSLLREHLEKAKEVNSALKEDVGKLTADWMRAREELEAKEREWRQERELYENYFRGDRDRLLGLWHQMVTFRRHFLEMKAATNRDLLELKAEQMRLSGSVMAKCSRLNCSVMSSQAKGELEKKELQDRLKDLVALEDKHCVLEHELVVAREALEESHLERDVLKEEKHELRVALEKLEQENEALLCKVDEMERAKISAQEKLSLCERTKSELCAEKAHLEQLLKKAEEQQEELRVELGVLAEEKEEAQEKLLEVSRQQESSRSGLEQLRQESSRQGHALAEVCAEKELLVREKAALEVRLAAMERERQGLSEQLAEARSGKETLECSLLEAQQHLSELEITRSHLETQLHAVAQAKEVIQGESLPFLVTPCLGKVV from the exons atggcggcgccgggcccggcctccctgcagcgccggctgcagagctcgcaggaggcgcggcaccggcaagcggtgctggtgcggaagctgcaggcgaag GTCCTGCAGTACCGGACCCGCTgccgagagctggagcagcagctggaagcaggagcg ggatgcctcccaggcaggtgggaagTCACGGAGgccctggagaaagccctgcttcaggtgaaagaggagcagcaaaggtacAAGGAAGAAGCGTTCCCTCCTACTCGGTATCCTGGATGCtcacggcagggagggaaaacctgtCAGTG GTGCGAGGATCTGGCCGAAGCGAACAGTCTGCTGCGGGAGCACCTGGAGAAAGCGAAAGAGGTGAATTCAGCCCTCAAAGAAGATGTTGGAAAGCTGACGGCGGATTGGATGAGGgcgcgggaggagctggaagcgaaGGAGCGCGAATGGCGCCAGGAACGTGAG CTCTATGAGAACTACTTCAGGGGTGACCGTGACCGTCTGCTCGGGCTGTGGCATCAGATGGTCACCTTCCGCCgtcatttcctggaaatgaaggCTGCCACGAACCG agatttgttagagctgaaggcagagcaaatgAGGCTTTCTGGGTCTGTAATGGCAAAGTGCTCCCGTCTAAACTGCAGCGTGATGTCCTCCCAAGCcaagggggagctggagaagaaggagcttcaggacag aCTGAAGGACTTAGTGGCACTTGAAGACAAACACTGCGTGTTAGAGCATGAGTTGGTAGTTGCGAGAGAGGCGCTGGAGGAATCGCACCTtgagagggatgtgctgaaggaagagaagcatgagCTTAGAGTGGCCCTGGAGAAG ctggaGCAAGAGAATGAGGCTCTGTTGTGTAAAGTGGATGAGATGGAGAGAGCAAAGatctctgcccaggagaagctgagcttgtgtgaaagaacaaagagcgagctctgtgcagagaaagcccacctggagcagctgctgaagaaagcagaggagcaacaagaggagctgcgggtagagctgggggtcctggcagaggagaaggaagaagcccaagagaaactccttgag GTTTCCCGCCAGCAAGAGTCGTCTCGCAGTGGCCTGGAGCAGTTGCGCCAGGAGTCCTCTCGCCAAGGGCACGCACTGGCCGAGGTGTGCGCAGAGAAGGAATTGCTGGTGcgggagaaggctgccctggaggtgcGACTGGCAGCCATGGAGCGGGAGAGACAAGGCCTttcggagcagctggcagaggccag gtcagggaaggagaccctggaatgcagcctgttggaggctcagcagcacttgtCTGAGCTGGAGATCACCAGGAGTCATCTTGAAACCCAGCTTCACGCGGTGGCGCAGGCCAAGGAGGTGATCCAAGGTGAGAGCCTCCCGTTTCTGGTGACCCCGTGCCTGGGGAAGGTGGTATGA